In a genomic window of Leifsonia xyli subsp. cynodontis DSM 46306:
- a CDS encoding GntR family transcriptional regulator → MQAEHPLPRDLFAGLDKTSPIPLYYQLATRLEQAIREDVLPPGARLENEIALGQRLGLSRPTVRRAIQELVDKGLLVRRRGIGTQVVHGKVTRNVDLTSLYEDLSRSGQTPQTRVIGAEVRGATGDEAEHLTIGTGDPVLHLVRLRFADGVPLAILDNTLPTAFADIAREDLETRGLYQVLRERGVTMRIANQRIGARAATGRESELLELKKAAAVLTMERTAFDTGGRAVEYGQHCYRPDLYSFEITLVDR, encoded by the coding sequence ATGCAGGCTGAGCACCCGCTGCCTCGGGATCTCTTCGCCGGTCTGGACAAGACGAGCCCCATCCCGCTCTACTATCAGCTCGCCACGCGGCTCGAGCAGGCGATTCGGGAGGACGTTCTGCCGCCGGGCGCGCGGCTGGAGAACGAGATCGCATTGGGTCAGCGACTGGGATTGTCGCGGCCGACGGTTCGGCGGGCGATTCAGGAGCTGGTCGACAAGGGGTTGCTGGTTCGGCGGCGGGGAATCGGGACGCAGGTCGTGCATGGCAAGGTCACGCGCAACGTCGATCTGACCAGCCTGTACGAGGATCTGTCGCGGTCGGGGCAGACACCGCAGACGCGGGTGATCGGTGCGGAGGTGCGGGGGGCGACGGGCGATGAGGCCGAGCACCTGACGATCGGGACCGGAGATCCGGTGCTGCACCTGGTGCGGCTGCGGTTCGCGGACGGGGTACCGCTCGCGATCCTGGACAATACGCTGCCGACGGCGTTCGCCGACATCGCACGGGAGGACCTGGAGACAAGAGGGCTCTACCAGGTGCTGCGGGAGCGGGGCGTCACGATGCGGATCGCCAATCAGCGGATCGGGGCGCGAGCGGCGACCGGGCGCGAGAGCGAGCTGCTGGAGCTGAAGAAAGCGGCGGCCGTGCTGACGATGGAGCGGACGGCGTTCGATACGGGCGGACGGGCGGTGGAGTACGGGCAGCACTGCTACCGCCCGGACCTCTACTCGTTCGAGATCACGCTGGTCGACCGGTAG
- a CDS encoding cupin domain-containing protein, which yields MRRQRKTPTARGPQELFTGDVHFDIIAAGETPSRLRVNLVRFAPRARTAWHRHANGQTLHVTQGVALMQARGGEVIEVYPGETVVTAPGE from the coding sequence ATGCGACGACAGCGGAAGACGCCGACGGCCAGAGGACCGCAGGAGCTCTTCACCGGCGATGTCCACTTCGACATCATCGCTGCCGGGGAGACGCCCTCGCGGCTGCGCGTGAACCTCGTGCGGTTCGCGCCGCGCGCACGGACGGCCTGGCACCGGCACGCGAACGGGCAGACCCTGCATGTGACGCAGGGGGTGGCGCTGATGCAGGCGCGCGGCGGCGAGGTCATCGAAGTGTACCCCGGGGAGACCGTTGTCACTGCGCCGGGCGAGTAG
- a CDS encoding cold-shock protein → MAIGTVKWFNAEKGYGFIAPDDGSVDVFAHFREIQTQGFRTLEENQKVEYELTQGPKGMQASNIRTV, encoded by the coding sequence ATGGCTATCGGCACCGTGAAGTGGTTCAACGCAGAGAAGGGGTACGGCTTCATCGCCCCCGACGACGGCTCGGTCGACGTCTTCGCCCACTTCCGCGAAATCCAGACCCAGGGCTTCCGCACCCTCGAGGAGAACCAGAAGGTCGAGTACGAACTCACCCAGGGCCCCAAAGGGATGCAGGCTTCCAACATCCGCACCGTCTGA